One window of Nocardia nova SH22a genomic DNA carries:
- a CDS encoding nitric oxide reductase activation protein NorD: MYPSTDPAALERSCAVTAAAFSGRRREGARLTTGPRRAFGLNRARTIVHIPYPAPDPGWSRTTLTCGVALQCAPTKDRIAEYALHELTPRQRAALTLVEGGAAAGWIAGRLPGLSAELHRAAPGLETADPSLDGADMLSRAMELARSRRDLPVPPLLGELPFAAPVRGGVAATLRRVYGRMPWTSARSDRFRLMSVPVGGEGGDRNSNLPPPSRPENDDLEIRADQRAGIPYPEWNLWTEAFLPDHVAVLERRHPAVSTPAGAVSPAVQRWFAHHTHRSMRTGLEDGSDIDVDRYVGHYLDLGTGTAHQPRIFRDLIPSSRDVATALLLDGSSSLGVHGGRVFRLELECADALSRAMTLARERHGVFVFTGNTRHRVEVGCLRDFDDRHFAEPGALGLMTAGYTRLGAPVRHLTRRLLDQPGERRLLIVIGDGLMSDEGYEGRYAWADVAHAVEEAEKAGVCLYYIGVGPARVDPLPEVFGPRRSCRIHRAEELPRVLAHIHRELVAA; encoded by the coding sequence ATGTATCCCTCCACCGATCCCGCCGCACTGGAACGCAGTTGCGCGGTCACCGCGGCGGCCTTCTCCGGGCGTCGCCGCGAAGGCGCGCGACTGACCACCGGGCCACGACGGGCATTCGGGCTCAACCGGGCCCGCACCATCGTCCACATCCCTTATCCGGCACCGGACCCCGGCTGGAGCCGGACCACCCTGACCTGCGGTGTGGCACTGCAGTGCGCACCCACCAAGGACCGCATCGCCGAATACGCGCTACACGAACTGACGCCCCGGCAGCGCGCCGCGCTCACGCTGGTCGAAGGCGGGGCGGCCGCGGGCTGGATCGCCGGGCGCCTGCCGGGCCTGTCGGCCGAACTGCACCGCGCCGCACCCGGACTGGAGACTGCCGATCCCAGCCTCGACGGCGCGGACATGCTCTCGCGCGCAATGGAACTCGCGCGTTCACGACGGGACCTGCCGGTGCCGCCACTGCTCGGCGAGCTGCCGTTCGCGGCGCCGGTACGCGGCGGGGTGGCCGCGACGCTGCGCCGGGTGTACGGGCGGATGCCGTGGACCTCCGCGCGCAGCGACCGCTTCCGGCTGATGTCGGTACCGGTGGGAGGTGAAGGCGGCGACCGCAATTCGAATCTTCCCCCGCCCAGCCGCCCGGAGAACGACGACCTCGAGATCCGTGCCGACCAGCGGGCCGGAATCCCCTATCCGGAATGGAATCTCTGGACCGAGGCATTTCTGCCCGACCATGTGGCGGTACTCGAACGCAGGCACCCGGCGGTCAGCACCCCGGCGGGCGCGGTGTCGCCCGCGGTGCAACGCTGGTTCGCCCATCACACCCACCGGTCGATGCGCACCGGACTGGAGGACGGATCCGATATCGATGTCGACCGCTACGTCGGTCACTACCTCGACCTCGGTACCGGAACGGCCCACCAGCCCAGGATCTTTCGCGATCTGATCCCGAGTTCGCGCGATGTCGCCACCGCGCTGCTGCTCGACGGCAGTTCCTCGCTCGGCGTGCACGGCGGGCGCGTCTTCCGGCTGGAACTCGAATGCGCCGACGCCCTGTCCCGCGCGATGACACTGGCCCGCGAACGACACGGCGTGTTCGTCTTCACCGGTAACACCAGGCACCGCGTCGAGGTGGGCTGCCTGCGCGACTTCGACGACCGGCACTTCGCCGAGCCGGGCGCGCTGGGCCTGATGACCGCCGGATACACCCGGCTCGGCGCACCCGTGCGGCATCTGACCCGCCGCCTGCTCGATCAGCCCGGCGAACGCCGCCTGCTGATCGTGATCGGCGACGGCCTGATGTCCGACGAAGGGTACGAGGGCCGCTACGCCTGGGCCGATGTCGCCCATGCCGTCGAGGAGGCCGAGAAGGCCGGGGTGTGCCTCTACTACATCGGCGTCGGACCCGCCCGGGTCGACCCCCTGCCCGAGGTGTTCGGGCCGCGCCGATCCTGCCGTATCCACCGGGCCGAGGAACTTCCCCGGGTCCTGGCCCACATCCATCGAGAGCTGGTGGCCGCATGA